The following are encoded together in the Pseudomonas sp. IB20 genome:
- a CDS encoding NAD(P)H-dependent oxidoreductase, which yields MKKVLLLNGGKQFAHSDGRYNTTLHDAAVAVLDRGGIDVNVTHIDEGYDVAEEVAKFLWADVIIYQMPGWWMGAPWIVKKYIDEVFTEGHGSLYASDGRTRSDSSQKYGSGGLIQGKQYMLSLTWNAPQQAFDAPTDFFEAKGVDAVYFPFHKANEFLGMTSLPTFLCVDVMKRPAIEADVARYQQHLAQVFNLPV from the coding sequence ATGAAAAAAGTACTCCTGCTGAACGGCGGCAAGCAATTCGCCCACTCCGACGGCCGTTACAACACCACCTTGCATGACGCCGCCGTGGCCGTGCTCGACCGTGGCGGCATCGACGTCAACGTTACCCACATCGACGAAGGCTACGACGTGGCCGAAGAAGTGGCCAAATTCCTCTGGGCTGATGTGATCATCTATCAAATGCCCGGCTGGTGGATGGGCGCGCCATGGATCGTCAAAAAGTACATCGACGAAGTCTTCACCGAAGGCCACGGCAGCCTGTATGCCAGCGATGGCCGCACGCGTTCCGATTCGTCGCAAAAGTACGGCAGCGGCGGCCTCATTCAGGGCAAGCAATACATGCTGTCGCTGACCTGGAACGCGCCGCAGCAAGCCTTCGACGCCCCCACCGACTTCTTCGAAGCCAAGGGCGTGGACGCGGTGTACTTCCCGTTCCACAAGGCCAACGAGTTTCTCGGCATGACCAGCCTGCCGACCTTCCTGTGCGTGGACGTGATGAAACGCCCGGCCATCGAGGCTGACGTGGCGCGCTACCAGCAGCATCTGGCGCAGGTGTTTAACCTGCCGGTGTAA
- a CDS encoding lysozyme inhibitor LprI family protein encodes MNRKTLLVPFAASALLLALCSNASAAENAALKKCMDGANTTADMVNCNAKEAKVQDERLNKAYKTALAAQDGDRKQQLQDVQRLWIKYRDANCAFAGSATGGTIDQVNGAGCLLDMTQTRAQELEDLVGP; translated from the coding sequence ATGAATCGCAAAACCCTGCTTGTGCCTTTCGCCGCCAGCGCGCTGTTGCTGGCCTTGTGCAGCAACGCTTCGGCCGCCGAGAATGCGGCGCTGAAAAAATGCATGGACGGCGCCAACACCACCGCCGACATGGTCAATTGCAACGCCAAAGAAGCCAAGGTGCAAGATGAGCGCCTGAACAAAGCCTACAAAACTGCCCTCGCCGCCCAGGACGGCGACCGCAAGCAGCAATTGCAGGATGTTCAGCGCCTGTGGATCAAATACCGCGACGCCAATTGCGCCTTCGCAGGCTCAGCCACTGGCGGCACCATCGACCAAGTCAACGGCGCCGGCTGCCTGCTGGACATGACCCAGACCCGCGCCCAGGAGCTGGAAGACCTGGTCGGGCCGTAA
- a CDS encoding zinc ribbon domain-containing protein YjdM, translated as MSTLPPCPKCNSEYTYEDGAQLICPECAHEWSANGEAEAAGDETVKKDSVGNVLQDGDTITVIKDLKVKGTSLVVKVGTKVKNIRLCDGDHDIDCKIDGIGPMKLKSEFVRKV; from the coding sequence GTGAGCACGTTGCCACCCTGCCCAAAATGCAATTCCGAATACACCTACGAAGACGGCGCCCAGCTGATCTGCCCGGAATGCGCCCATGAGTGGTCCGCCAATGGCGAGGCCGAAGCAGCCGGCGATGAAACCGTGAAGAAAGACTCTGTAGGCAACGTCCTGCAGGACGGCGACACCATCACCGTGATCAAAGACCTCAAGGTCAAAGGTACGTCCCTGGTGGTCAAGGTCGGCACCAAGGTCAAGAATATCCGCCTGTGCGATGGCGATCACGATATCGATTGCAAGATCGACGGTATCGGCCCGATGAAACTCAAGTCCGAGTTCGTGCGCAAGGTCTGA
- a CDS encoding MurR/RpiR family transcriptional regulator, translating to MDILYQIRARQDSFSAGEGRIAKLMLDDVGFAASASLEELSQRAEVSTATLSRFARSVGCRDLRDLRLQLAQASGVGSRFLDPAGLPEQSAFHRQILSDIELTLRQHLSGFNQASFVDAVSLLGKARMIHAFGMGGPSSLCSEELQVRLVRLDYPIAACRDPVMMRVTAATLGPEHALIVCSLSGLTPELLDVVRLARNYDAPIVAITLADSPLAQLADVLLPLQPAETSFIYKPTAARYGMLLAIDLLATELALAMPDDNQERLRRIKLALDDYRGGPDSLPLGD from the coding sequence ATGGACATCCTCTACCAGATCCGCGCCCGCCAGGATTCCTTCAGCGCCGGCGAAGGGCGTATCGCCAAGCTGATGCTTGATGACGTGGGCTTTGCTGCGTCGGCCAGCCTGGAAGAGTTGTCACAACGCGCCGAGGTCAGCACGGCGACCTTGTCGCGCTTTGCGCGCAGCGTGGGTTGCCGCGACTTGCGTGATTTGCGCCTGCAATTGGCGCAGGCCAGCGGGGTGGGCAGCCGCTTTCTGGACCCTGCTGGGTTGCCGGAGCAGTCGGCCTTTCATCGGCAGATTCTCAGCGATATCGAATTAACGTTGCGCCAGCACCTGTCAGGTTTTAACCAGGCGAGTTTCGTCGATGCGGTCAGCCTGCTGGGCAAGGCGCGGATGATCCATGCATTCGGCATGGGCGGCCCGTCGAGCTTGTGCAGTGAAGAGTTGCAGGTGCGGTTGGTACGCCTGGATTACCCGATTGCCGCCTGCCGCGACCCGGTGATGATGCGTGTAACGGCCGCGACCTTGGGCCCTGAGCATGCGCTGATTGTTTGCTCGCTCTCCGGCCTCACGCCCGAGTTGTTGGACGTGGTGAGGCTGGCGCGCAACTACGATGCGCCCATCGTCGCCATCACCTTGGCCGATTCACCGCTGGCTCAGCTGGCGGACGTGTTATTGCCGCTGCAACCGGCCGAAACCAGTTTTATCTACAAGCCCACCGCTGCGCGCTACGGAATGCTGTTGGCCATCGACCTGCTCGCCACTGAGCTTGCGCTGGCCATGCCGGACGACAACCAGGAACGCCTGCGCCGGATCAAGCTGGCCCTGGACGATTATCGCGGCGGCCCCGATAGCCTGCCGCTTGGAGATTGA
- a CDS encoding N-acyl-D-amino-acid deacylase family protein, whose translation MKYDTLIRQALIIDGSNTPGYVADVGLRGGRIETIGDLATAHAEHEIDANGRVLAPGFIDVHTHDDTVVIRHPQMLPKLSQGVTTVIVGNCGISASPVTLRTDPPDPMNLLGKREAFAYPRFADYRAGVENAHPAVNVAALIGHTALRSNHMDDLHRTATPNEIAAMRVQLQESLEAGALGLSTGLAYASAFNAETDEVLQLSEELTAFGAVYTTHLRSEFEPVLEAMDEAFLIGRHAQVPVIISHLKCAGAGNWGRSPQLLASLELAAKNHPVGCDCYPYAASSSTLDLKQVTDAFRITITWSTPHPEVGGRDLQDIAAEWEVSLLDAARRLQPAGAVYYGMDEADVRRILAHPLSMVGSDGLPEDPFPHPRLWGAFPRVLGHFSRDVGLFPLHTAVHKMTGLSAARFGLAERGEIREGYWADLVLFDPLSVRDVADFKEPQRAAQGIDGVWINGLLSYSDGQANGQRSGRFLARNGDLRGGFSSL comes from the coding sequence ATGAAGTACGACACGCTGATTCGCCAGGCGCTGATCATTGATGGCAGCAACACGCCGGGCTACGTCGCCGATGTAGGGCTGCGCGGCGGGCGTATCGAGACGATCGGCGATCTTGCGACCGCGCACGCCGAGCATGAAATCGATGCGAATGGCCGCGTCTTGGCACCCGGCTTTATCGACGTGCACACCCACGATGATACCGTGGTGATCCGCCACCCACAGATGCTGCCCAAGCTCAGCCAGGGCGTGACCACGGTGATCGTCGGCAACTGCGGCATCAGCGCCTCGCCGGTGACGTTGCGCACAGATCCGCCGGATCCGATGAACCTGCTGGGCAAGCGTGAGGCCTTTGCTTACCCGCGTTTTGCCGATTACCGCGCTGGCGTGGAAAATGCCCATCCGGCGGTCAACGTTGCGGCGTTGATCGGCCATACAGCGCTGCGCAGCAACCATATGGACGATCTGCACCGTACCGCCACGCCGAATGAAATCGCCGCCATGCGTGTGCAGTTGCAAGAAAGCCTGGAAGCCGGCGCTCTGGGTTTATCCACAGGCCTGGCCTACGCCAGCGCGTTCAATGCCGAGACCGATGAGGTGCTGCAACTCAGTGAGGAACTGACGGCCTTCGGTGCGGTGTACACCACCCACTTGCGCAGCGAATTTGAACCGGTGCTGGAGGCGATGGACGAGGCCTTCCTGATTGGCCGACATGCTCAGGTGCCGGTGATTATTTCGCACCTCAAATGTGCGGGCGCAGGGAACTGGGGGCGTAGTCCGCAGCTGTTGGCATCACTGGAGTTGGCTGCAAAAAACCATCCAGTGGGCTGTGATTGCTACCCCTACGCGGCCAGCTCCTCGACGCTGGACCTCAAGCAGGTCACCGATGCATTTCGCATCACCATCACGTGGTCGACGCCACACCCGGAAGTCGGCGGGCGCGATTTGCAGGACATCGCCGCCGAGTGGGAGGTTTCGCTGCTGGACGCGGCACGTCGCCTGCAACCAGCGGGGGCGGTGTACTACGGGATGGATGAAGCGGATGTACGCCGCATCCTCGCGCATCCGCTGTCGATGGTCGGGTCTGATGGTTTGCCGGAAGACCCGTTCCCCCATCCACGGTTGTGGGGCGCGTTTCCGAGAGTGCTGGGGCATTTCAGCCGAGATGTGGGGTTGTTCCCGCTGCACACGGCGGTGCACAAAATGACCGGGCTGTCGGCCGCGCGTTTTGGCTTGGCCGAGCGTGGCGAAATTCGTGAAGGATATTGGGCTGATCTGGTGTTGTTCGACCCGTTGAGTGTGCGCGATGTGGCGGATTTCAAAGAGCCCCAGCGTGCGGCACAGGGCATTGATGGCGTGTGGATCAACGGGTTGTTGAGCTACAGCGATGGGCAGGCCAATGGTCAGCGATCGGGGCGATTCCTGGCGCGCAATGGGGATTTGCGTGGTGGGTTTTCGTCTCTATAG
- a CDS encoding NAD-dependent epimerase/dehydratase family protein codes for MNVFVTGAAGFIGGSIATGLVKAGHSVTGLVRSAEQAAEMTALGITPVIGTLDDAAVLTEQASKADAVINAASSDHRAAVETLLAALKGSNKPFLHTSGSSIVGDASGGKASDVIYFEDNLPAPTVDKAARVAIDNLILAAAQDGVNSAVICNTLIYGHSLGVKRDSVQLPRLLKQARKSGVVRHVGTGQNIWSNVHIEDVVALYLLALEKNVPGTFYFVESSEAAFVDMTTAIAQALKLGQPQDWSLAEAEAEWGYEMANYGLGSNSRVRGKHARELLGWAPKRTSVVEWICNEMV; via the coding sequence ATGAACGTATTCGTTACCGGCGCAGCAGGGTTTATCGGCGGTTCCATTGCCACCGGCCTGGTCAAGGCTGGCCATAGCGTTACCGGCCTGGTGCGCAGCGCCGAGCAGGCCGCTGAAATGACCGCCCTGGGCATCACTCCGGTGATCGGCACCCTGGACGACGCAGCCGTGTTGACCGAGCAGGCTTCGAAGGCTGATGCGGTGATCAACGCCGCCAGCAGCGACCATCGGGCTGCAGTGGAGACCTTGCTGGCTGCGTTGAAAGGTTCGAACAAGCCGTTCCTGCACACCAGTGGTTCGAGCATCGTTGGTGATGCATCGGGCGGTAAGGCCAGTGATGTCATCTACTTCGAAGACAACTTGCCGGCGCCGACCGTCGATAAGGCCGCGCGTGTGGCCATCGACAACCTGATCCTGGCGGCCGCCCAAGACGGCGTGAATTCGGCGGTGATCTGCAACACGCTGATCTACGGCCACAGCTTGGGCGTGAAGCGTGACAGCGTGCAATTGCCGCGACTGCTCAAGCAGGCGCGCAAAAGTGGCGTGGTACGGCATGTGGGCACTGGGCAGAACATCTGGTCCAACGTGCACATTGAAGACGTGGTGGCGCTGTACCTGCTGGCACTTGAGAAGAATGTGCCGGGCACTTTCTACTTTGTGGAAAGCAGCGAAGCGGCATTTGTCGACATGACCACCGCCATCGCCCAAGCGCTGAAACTGGGCCAACCACAGGATTGGTCGTTGGCCGAGGCTGAAGCCGAGTGGGGCTATGAAATGGCCAACTATGGCCTGGGTTCCAACAGCCGTGTACGTGGCAAGCATGCCCGTGAACTGCTGGGCTGGGCGCCGAAGCGGACGTCGGTGGTGGAGTGGATTTGCAACGAAATGGTGTGA
- a CDS encoding LysR family transcriptional regulator — protein MKARSDELQIFVSVIECGSISAAAEQVGQTPSAVSRTLSRLEAKLDTTLINRTTRRMDLTEEGKYFFEQAKVILAQMDDLEERLSSRQKNPAGRLRINAAVPFMLHGIVPYIAEFRSLYPEIQLELNSDDLIIDLLEQSTDIAIRIGALADSTLHARSLGCTPLHILASPDYLKQYGTPTTVAELADHTLLGFTQTETLNHWPLRHVEGDRWLIQPSIAASSGETLRQLALEGQGIGCLSNFMTVEDINAGRLVPVLEAFNSGYRQPIHAVFYRNSQLALRIQCFLDFIQAKLARYAC, from the coding sequence GTGAAAGCCCGATCCGATGAGTTACAGATCTTCGTCAGCGTGATTGAGTGCGGCTCGATTTCCGCCGCGGCGGAGCAGGTCGGGCAGACGCCCTCGGCGGTCAGCCGCACCTTGTCGCGCCTGGAAGCCAAGCTCGACACCACACTGATCAACCGCACCACGCGGCGCATGGACCTGACCGAAGAGGGCAAGTACTTCTTCGAGCAGGCCAAGGTGATCCTGGCGCAGATGGATGACTTGGAAGAACGCCTGTCGTCGCGCCAGAAAAACCCGGCCGGGCGCCTGCGCATCAATGCCGCCGTGCCGTTCATGCTGCACGGGATCGTGCCGTACATTGCCGAGTTCCGCAGCCTCTACCCCGAAATACAGCTGGAGCTGAACAGCGATGACTTGATCATCGACCTGCTGGAACAGAGCACCGACATTGCCATTCGCATCGGCGCGCTCGCCGACTCCACATTGCACGCCCGTTCCCTGGGCTGTACGCCGCTGCATATCCTCGCCAGCCCCGACTACCTCAAGCAATACGGCACGCCCACCACGGTTGCCGAATTGGCGGACCACACGTTGCTCGGCTTCACCCAAACTGAAACCCTCAACCATTGGCCGCTGCGCCATGTGGAAGGCGACCGGTGGCTGATCCAGCCGAGCATCGCCGCCTCCAGCGGCGAAACCCTGCGCCAGTTGGCGTTGGAAGGGCAGGGCATTGGCTGCCTGTCGAACTTTATGACGGTCGAAGACATCAACGCCGGGCGCCTGGTGCCGGTGCTGGAGGCGTTCAACAGTGGCTATCGCCAGCCGATCCACGCGGTGTTCTACCGCAACTCGCAGTTGGCGCTGCGCATCCAGTGCTTCCTGGACTTCATTCAGGCCAAGCTGGCGCGGTATGCCTGCTGA
- a CDS encoding GntT/GntP/DsdX family permease: MAAPLGLGLLAYAAIAIIALIVLIARYRLNPFIVITLVSIGLALMAGMPADTIMGSYEAGVGKTLGHIALVVALGTMLGKMMAESGGAEQVARTLINRFGERNAHWAMVCIAFLVGLPLFFEVGFVLLVPIAFTVARRVGVSILMVGLPMVAGLSVVHALVPPHPAAMMAVLAYNASVGQTVLYAILIGIPTAIIAGPLYAKFIVPRIHLPAENPLERQFIDREPRTRLPSFALTMGTILLPVVLMMIGGWANVISTPGTTFNQFLLFIGNSVIALLVATLVSFWTLGLAQGFNREAILKFTNECLAPTASITLLVGAGGGLNRILVDAGVTNEILGLAHAFHLSPLVMGWLFAALMRIATGSATVAMTTASGVVAPVAMGLGYPHPELLVLATGAGSVIFSHVNDGGFWLIKEYFNMTVIQTFKTWTVLETLISVVAFGLTYGLSLIL, from the coding sequence ATGGCCGCACCACTGGGCTTGGGGCTGTTGGCATACGCTGCCATCGCCATCATTGCATTGATCGTGCTGATTGCACGTTATCGACTCAACCCGTTTATTGTCATCACCTTGGTGTCCATCGGGCTGGCGCTGATGGCCGGCATGCCGGCGGACACCATCATGGGCTCGTACGAAGCGGGTGTCGGTAAAACCCTGGGGCATATCGCTCTGGTGGTGGCGCTGGGCACCATGCTCGGCAAGATGATGGCCGAGTCCGGCGGCGCCGAGCAGGTGGCGCGCACGCTGATCAACCGCTTTGGCGAACGCAATGCGCACTGGGCGATGGTGTGTATCGCCTTCCTGGTGGGGCTGCCGCTGTTTTTCGAGGTCGGTTTTGTGTTGCTGGTACCGATTGCCTTTACCGTGGCGCGGCGCGTTGGGGTGTCGATCCTGATGGTCGGCCTGCCGATGGTCGCCGGTTTGTCGGTGGTGCATGCGCTGGTGCCGCCGCACCCGGCGGCGATGATGGCGGTGCTGGCGTATAACGCGTCGGTGGGGCAGACCGTGCTGTATGCGATTCTGATCGGTATTCCCACGGCGATCATCGCTGGCCCTCTGTACGCCAAGTTCATCGTGCCGCGCATTCACCTGCCGGCGGAAAACCCGCTGGAACGCCAGTTTATCGACCGCGAACCGCGCACCCGTCTGCCGAGCTTTGCGCTGACCATGGGCACCATCCTGTTGCCGGTGGTGCTGATGATGATTGGCGGCTGGGCCAATGTGATTTCCACCCCAGGCACCACTTTTAACCAGTTCCTGTTGTTTATCGGCAACTCGGTAATCGCCCTCTTGGTGGCGACTTTGGTGAGCTTCTGGACCTTGGGCCTGGCCCAGGGTTTCAACCGCGAAGCGATCCTCAAGTTCACCAACGAATGCCTCGCCCCGACCGCCAGCATCACCTTGTTGGTGGGCGCGGGCGGCGGTTTGAATCGCATCCTGGTGGACGCGGGCGTGACCAATGAAATTCTCGGCCTGGCCCATGCCTTTCACTTGTCGCCGCTGGTGATGGGCTGGTTGTTTGCCGCGTTGATGCGCATCGCCACGGGCTCGGCCACTGTGGCCATGACGACGGCGTCCGGTGTGGTCGCGCCCGTCGCCATGGGCTTGGGTTATCCACACCCTGAATTATTGGTGCTGGCTACCGGTGCGGGCTCGGTGATCTTTTCCCACGTCAACGACGGCGGCTTCTGGCTGATCAAGGAATACTTCAATATGACGGTGATCCAGACCTTCAAGACCTGGACCGTATTGGAGACGCTGATTTCGGTGGTCGCCTTCGGTCTTACGTATGGACTGTCTCTTATTTTATGA
- a CDS encoding SulP family inorganic anion transporter has protein sequence MNLTRLRADALAGLTTSFALLPECIAFALVAHLNPLMGLYGAFIICTLTALFGGRPGMVSGAAGSMAVVIVALVVQHGVEYLLATVLLGGLIMIAFGLLRLGKLVRMVPHSVMLGFVNGLAIIIALAQLEHFKSGESWLSGTPLYVMTGLVAATMAIVYLLPRLTRAVPPALVAILGVGLAVYLLGLPTRTLGDMAHIAGGLPTFALPQIPWTLETLGIIAPYAFLMAMVGLLETLLTLNLTDEITETRGYPDRESVALGAANMVSGLFGGMGGCAMIGQTVINLSSGGRGRFSGVFAGVMILLFILFLSSLIERIPLAALVGVMFVVSQQTFAWASLRVINKVPVNDVLVILAVTVITVFTDLATAVLCGIVIAALNFAWQQARELYADEHLEADGSKLYRLHGTLFFASTTPFLNQFDPANDPAEVTLDCRHLSFVDYSAIAALMTLRERYSKAGKHLRVLHLSERCKKLLKRARVHHE, from the coding sequence ATGAACCTCACCCGTCTGCGCGCCGATGCCCTGGCCGGCCTCACCACGTCTTTTGCTCTGCTGCCCGAATGCATCGCCTTCGCCTTGGTCGCCCACCTCAACCCGCTGATGGGGCTCTACGGCGCCTTTATCATTTGCACGCTCACTGCATTGTTCGGCGGCCGGCCCGGCATGGTCTCCGGCGCGGCCGGCTCGATGGCGGTGGTGATCGTCGCACTGGTGGTGCAACACGGCGTGGAGTACTTGCTCGCGACGGTATTGCTCGGCGGGCTGATCATGATTGCGTTCGGCCTGCTGCGCCTGGGCAAGCTGGTGCGCATGGTGCCGCACTCGGTGATGCTCGGCTTCGTCAACGGCCTGGCGATTATCATCGCTTTGGCGCAACTGGAGCATTTCAAAAGCGGTGAAAGCTGGCTCAGCGGCACACCGTTATACGTGATGACCGGCCTGGTCGCGGCGACCATGGCGATTGTCTACCTGCTGCCGCGCCTGACCCGCGCCGTGCCGCCCGCCTTGGTGGCGATCCTCGGCGTTGGCCTGGCGGTGTACCTGCTCGGCCTGCCGACCCGGACGTTGGGCGACATGGCCCACATCGCCGGCGGCCTGCCAACCTTCGCACTGCCGCAAATCCCCTGGACTTTGGAAACCCTGGGCATCATCGCGCCCTATGCGTTCCTGATGGCGATGGTTGGCCTGCTGGAAACCCTGCTGACCCTGAACCTTACCGACGAAATCACCGAGACCCGTGGCTACCCCGACCGCGAAAGCGTCGCGTTGGGCGCGGCGAATATGGTCTCGGGCCTGTTCGGTGGCATGGGCGGTTGCGCGATGATCGGGCAAACCGTGATCAACTTGAGCTCCGGCGGGCGCGGGCGCTTCTCCGGGGTGTTTGCCGGGGTGATGATCCTGCTGTTCATTCTGTTTCTGTCGTCGCTGATTGAGCGGATTCCGCTGGCGGCGCTGGTGGGGGTGATGTTTGTGGTGTCGCAGCAGACCTTCGCTTGGGCGTCGTTGCGGGTGATCAACAAAGTGCCGGTCAATGACGTGCTGGTGATTCTGGCAGTGACGGTGATCACGGTGTTCACCGACCTGGCCACGGCGGTGCTGTGCGGCATTGTGATTGCGGCGCTGAATTTTGCCTGGCAACAGGCGCGTGAGTTGTACGCCGATGAGCATCTGGAAGCCGATGGCAGCAAACTCTATCGCCTGCACGGTACGCTGTTTTTTGCCTCGACCACGCCGTTCCTGAACCAGTTCGACCCGGCCAATGACCCGGCCGAGGTGACGTTGGATTGCCGTCACCTGAGCTTTGTCGACTACTCCGCGATTGCCGCGCTGATGACCCTGCGTGAGCGTTACAGCAAGGCGGGGAAACATCTGCGGGTGCTGCATTTGTCGGAGCGCTGCAAGAAGTTGCTCAAGCGCGCCCGGGTGCATCATGAGTAA
- a CDS encoding glyoxalase superfamily protein codes for MHLGKVTPILRIFDEVKALEFYVDFLGFKVDWQHRFEANFPLYLQVSLGECVLHLSEHHGDASPGSAVRIQAQEVDAYQQQLLAKDYRYAKPGVEETPWGSREMSISDPFGNRLVFVEEGEG; via the coding sequence ATGCACTTAGGAAAAGTCACCCCCATTTTGCGGATTTTCGACGAGGTCAAAGCGTTGGAATTCTACGTCGACTTCCTCGGGTTCAAGGTCGACTGGCAGCATCGCTTCGAGGCGAATTTTCCGTTGTATTTGCAGGTGTCGTTGGGCGAATGTGTGCTGCATTTGTCCGAGCATCATGGCGATGCTTCGCCGGGGTCGGCGGTGCGGATTCAGGCGCAAGAGGTGGACGCGTATCAGCAGCAGTTGCTGGCCAAAGATTACCGTTATGCCAAGCCCGGGGTTGAGGAAACGCCGTGGGGCTCGCGGGAGATGAGCATCAGTGATCCGTTTGGGAATCGGCTCGTGTTTGTTGAGGAAGGCGAGGGTTGA
- a CDS encoding PA4570 family protein, which yields MTYLIDAWLDRPHPYLRILHRETGEVCAVLEEEALNELQDQGDLDVNGLSSSEPGVLKEVVRNLFLFCYARALRPATELNGKFHP from the coding sequence ATGACTTATTTGATAGATGCCTGGCTGGACCGCCCACACCCTTACCTGCGAATCCTGCATCGGGAAACCGGGGAAGTCTGTGCTGTGCTGGAAGAAGAAGCGCTGAATGAACTGCAGGATCAGGGCGACCTGGACGTCAACGGCCTAAGTTCCAGTGAGCCTGGGGTGCTCAAGGAAGTGGTACGTAATTTGTTTCTGTTCTGCTATGCCCGAGCGTTGCGCCCGGCCACGGAGCTCAATGGCAAGTTCCATCCATGA
- a CDS encoding polyprenyl synthetase family protein, protein MQPQAFYRAVADDFSAVDGIIKQQLTSKVPLVSKIGDYITSAGGKRLRPLLVLLCGKALGREGDDLRLLAATIEFLHTATLLHDDVVDMSGMRRGRETANAMWGNAPSVLVGDFLYSRSFEMMVELGSMPVMKILSQATRIIAEGEVLQLSKVRDASTTEETYMEVIRGKTAMLFEASTHSAAALCGATAEQAEALRTFGDHLGVAFQLVDDLLDYKGDAETLGKNVGDDLAEGKPTLPLIYTMREGTPEQAALVRKAIQKGGIEDLEAIRAAVEASGSLEYTAQLARDYVARAIKCLEALPASEYRDALVELSEFAVARTH, encoded by the coding sequence ATGCAACCCCAAGCTTTCTACCGCGCGGTCGCGGACGATTTTAGCGCCGTCGACGGCATCATCAAGCAGCAGCTGACGTCTAAAGTGCCGCTGGTCTCCAAAATTGGCGACTACATTACGTCGGCGGGCGGCAAACGCCTGCGTCCTTTATTAGTGTTGCTGTGTGGCAAAGCCCTGGGCCGCGAAGGCGATGACCTGCGCCTGCTGGCCGCCACAATCGAATTTTTGCACACTGCCACCCTGCTGCATGACGACGTGGTCGACATGTCCGGCATGCGCCGTGGTCGCGAAACCGCCAACGCCATGTGGGGCAATGCCCCAAGCGTGCTGGTAGGTGATTTCCTGTACTCGCGCTCGTTTGAAATGATGGTCGAACTGGGCTCGATGCCGGTGATGAAGATTCTTTCACAGGCCACCCGCATCATCGCCGAAGGCGAAGTGTTGCAACTGTCGAAGGTTCGCGACGCCAGCACCACCGAAGAAACCTACATGGAAGTGATTCGCGGCAAAACCGCGATGCTCTTCGAAGCCTCGACCCACAGCGCCGCCGCCTTGTGCGGTGCCACTGCCGAACAAGCAGAAGCCCTGCGCACCTTCGGTGATCACCTGGGCGTGGCATTCCAACTGGTCGACGACCTGCTCGACTACAAGGGCGACGCCGAAACCCTGGGCAAAAACGTCGGTGACGATTTGGCCGAAGGCAAACCGACCTTGCCACTGATCTACACCATGCGCGAAGGCACGCCGGAACAGGCCGCCTTGGTGCGCAAGGCGATCCAGAAAGGCGGGATCGAAGACTTGGAAGCCATCCGCGCAGCCGTCGAAGCCTCGGGCTCCCTGGAGTACACCGCGCAACTGGCGCGTGATTATGTAGCCCGAGCCATTAAGTGCCTGGAAGCCCTGCCTGCCAGCGAATACCGGGACGCTCTGGTTGAGCTGAGCGAATTCGCGGTCGCGCGTACGCACTGA
- a CDS encoding FKBP-type peptidyl-prolyl cis-trans isomerase produces the protein MSEVNLSTDETRVSYGIGRQLGDQLRDNPPPGVSIDAILAGLTDAFDGKPSRVDQEQMAASFKVIREIMQAEAAAKAEAAAGAGLAFLAENAKRDGITTLASGLQFEVLTAGTGAKPSREDQVRTHYHGTLIDGTVFDSSYERGQPAEFPVGGVIAGWTEALQLMNAGSKWRLYVPSELAYGAQGVGSIPPHSVLVFDVELLDVL, from the coding sequence ATGTCCGAAGTTAATCTGTCCACCGACGAAACCCGCGTCAGCTACGGTATCGGCCGTCAGTTGGGCGACCAACTGCGCGACAACCCGCCACCGGGCGTGAGCATTGACGCCATCCTGGCCGGCCTGACCGACGCGTTCGACGGCAAGCCAAGCCGCGTTGACCAAGAGCAGATGGCGGCCAGCTTCAAAGTTATCCGCGAAATCATGCAAGCCGAAGCGGCTGCCAAGGCTGAAGCCGCTGCTGGCGCTGGCCTTGCCTTCCTGGCTGAAAACGCCAAGCGTGATGGCATCACCACCCTGGCTTCCGGCCTGCAATTTGAAGTGCTGACTGCAGGTACAGGCGCCAAGCCGAGCCGTGAAGACCAAGTGCGTACCCACTACCACGGCACCCTGATCGACGGCACTGTGTTCGACAGCTCCTACGAGCGCGGCCAGCCTGCAGAATTCCCGGTTGGCGGCGTGATCGCTGGCTGGACCGAAGCCCTGCAACTGATGAATGCCGGCAGCAAATGGCGTCTGTACGTGCCGAGCGAACTGGCTTACGGCGCTCAAGGCGTTGGCAGCATCCCGCCGCACAGCGTTCTAGTGTTCGACGTCGAGTTGCTCGACGTACTGTAA